The following proteins come from a genomic window of Trifolium pratense cultivar HEN17-A07 linkage group LG4, ARS_RC_1.1, whole genome shotgun sequence:
- the LOC123919884 gene encoding 50S ribosomal protein L9, chloroplastic, giving the protein MASSTLSSLSSLPLQHTFTSNFKTSSQFPNKTSPFIIFAQQKIKKTRKIILKEDIVNIGKKGDLLNVRAGFFRNFLFPSGKAEIVTPAILKEMKIEEERIEAEKLRVKEEAQQLALLFETTGGFKVKRKGGKGKQIFGSVTAQDLVDIIKSQLQREVDKRIVTLPEIRETGEYIAELKLHPEVTAKVRVFVSAN; this is encoded by the exons ATGGCATCATCAACATTATCTTCTCTCTCTTCACTACCATTGCAACACACTTTCACCTCTAACTTCAAAACTTCTTCTCAATTTCCCAACAAAACTTCACCTTTTATCATTTTCGCTCAacagaaaataaagaaaactcGAAAG ATAATTTTGAAGGAAGATATTGTTAATATTGGAAAGAAAGGGGACCTTCTTAATGTAAGGGCTGGTTTTTTCAGAAATTTTCTGTTTCCAAGTGGCAAAGCTGAGATTGTAACTCCTGCTATACTCAA GGAAATGAAGATAGAGGAAGAAAGAATTGAGGCTGAGAAACTACGG GTAAAAGAAGAGGCGCAGCAACTTGCTCTACTTTTTGAAACCACGGGAGGTTTCAAGGTTAAGCGTAAAGGTGGTAAAGGAAAACAAATCTTTGGAag TGTTACGGCTCAAGATCTTGTTGACATAATCAAGTCACAGCTTCAAAG GGAGGTGGACAAGAGAATTGTTACTCTTCCCGAGATCCGTGAAACGGGAGAATATATTGCAGAGTTAAAACTTCACCCAGAAGTTACAGCGAAAGTGAGGGTCTTTGTTTCAGCTAACTAA
- the LOC123919885 gene encoding zinc finger protein ZAT5, which produces MGELVMEEQKLMDFSKKDATHIAKGKRTKRLRLLSPCGVVSTSITSSEENGYFDDEIEDDDEEEDMANCLILLAQGGNHKQHDDDDDDDRGDNRREKGSNGNKKIAQIVTAGATATTKAGLYIYECKTCNRTFPSFQALGGHRASHKKPKIMAEEKKEKLPSSPPSSISSHDSQSVKLIANHDELEEAEIPRGGPTISFLMGNQGLKAINGNKGKIHECSICGSEFTSGQALGGHMRRHRTSSANAPIAEERVVRPQNILQFDLNLPAPEEDLRESKFQFPATQKSMVMSAAPALVGCHY; this is translated from the coding sequence ATGGGAGAACTAGTTATGGAGGAACAAAAACTGATGGATTTTTCTAAGAAAGATGCAACTCATATTGCCAAAGGAAAACGCACTAAGAGGTTAAGACTTTTGTCTCCTTGTGGTGTTGTTTCTACTAGTATCACATCTAGTGAAGAAAATGGGTATTTTGATGATGAgattgaagatgatgatgaagaagaagatatgGCTAATTGTTTGATTCTCCTTGCTCAAGGAGGAAATCACAAGcaacatgatgatgatgacgatgacGACCGCGGCGACAACAGAAGGGAAAAGGGTAGTaatggaaataaaaaaattgctcAGATTGTAACTGCTGGTGCTACTGCTACCACAAAAGCTGGTTTGTATATTTATGAATGCAAAACATGTAACAGAACTTTTCCTTCTTTTCAAGCATTGGGTGGTCATAGAGCAAGTCACAAAAAGCCTAAAATTATGGCTGAGGAGAAAAAAGAGAAACTACCATCATCGCCACCGTCCTCAATCTCATCTCATGATTCGCAGTCAGTTAAACTGATTGCGAATCATGATGAGCTTGAAGAAGCCGAGATACCTCGTGGCGGGCCTACAATTTCTTTTCTAATGGGGAATCAAGGATTGAAAGCTATCAATGGAAACAAGGGTAAGATTCATGAGTGTTCTATTTGTGGATCAGAATTCACATCTGGACAAGCATTAGGTGGACACATGAGGAGACATAGGACATCCTCCGCGAACGCACCTATCGCGGAGGAGAGAGTAGTTCGGCCGCAGAATATTCTACAGTTTGATCTTAATCTTCCGGCTCCCGAAGAGGATCTCCGGGAATCAAAGTTTCAGTTTCCGGCTACACAAAAATCTATGGTGATGTCTGCTGCTCCGGCTTTGGTGGGTTGTCATTATTAA